One Micromonospora eburnea genomic region harbors:
- a CDS encoding methylated-DNA--[protein]-cysteine S-methyltransferase, giving the protein MTILDSSVIDTPAGPLSVLAGPDGAVRAAGFTAEPAGLVPLMHPSLRGELRDRADLGPVTAAVRAYLDGDLAAIDPVPVEQHTGGVFMAHAWQVLRDVKPGEPVTYTGFAELAGRPAAVRAAAAACARNAAALFVPCHRVLRTDGTLGGYRWGLGVKKWLLGHEGR; this is encoded by the coding sequence ATGACCATCCTGGACAGCAGCGTCATCGACACCCCCGCCGGCCCGCTGAGCGTGCTCGCCGGACCCGACGGGGCGGTACGCGCCGCCGGCTTCACCGCCGAGCCGGCCGGCCTGGTTCCGCTGATGCATCCCAGCCTGCGCGGTGAACTGAGGGACCGGGCCGACCTCGGCCCGGTTACCGCCGCCGTCCGCGCCTACCTCGACGGCGACCTGGCCGCTATCGACCCGGTCCCGGTCGAGCAGCACACCGGGGGCGTCTTCATGGCGCACGCCTGGCAGGTACTGCGCGACGTGAAGCCGGGCGAGCCGGTGACGTACACCGGTTTCGCCGAGTTGGCCGGGCGACCGGCCGCGGTACGCGCCGCCGCGGCGGCCTGCGCCCGCAACGCCGCCGCCCTGTTCGTCCCGTGTCACCGGGTGCTGCGCACCGACGGCACGCTCGGCGGCTACCGCTGGGGCCTGGGCGTGAAGAAGTGGCTTCTCGGTCATGAGGGGCGCTGA
- a CDS encoding ABC transporter ATP-binding protein, with protein MSRADDPPRVPRPRRGDRPDPRRPRDGGPDPRRPRHGGLDPCQPADDREGGPDRPGGAHGPGEEVDLARWRGRASDPDADRSRAEDATPEAIARLRARSRVLLGELLRPHRRRLALAVALLLAQNAAAMAGPYLVMLGIDRGIAPLRAGDPGPLIAVAAAFVVATGIGYAARRAFLTLAARIGQAVLLDLRQRVYGHFLRLDVGFHQRYTSGRMVSRLTSDLDSIAELVDGGIDKLVLAALSVLSVAGILLWLDLPLAAATLLAFPFLFWLSRWFARASAAAYRRTREAVALVIVHFVESLRGIRAVQAYRREPRNQRIFAAVNDDYRQASLDAFRLIAVYSPGIRLIGNLTAALVLGYGGWRVLGGRTEVGVLAAFLLYLRRFFEPMEELSQFYNALQSATAALEKLAGVLDERPAVAEPERPVPLPAGRGRGRVAFRSVRFGYRPEAPILVDLELTVPAGQTVALIGPTGAGKSTIAKLLARFHDPSSGTVSLDGVDLRDLADAELRRAVVLVTQENHLFSGSVAENIRFGRPDADDAAVQAAARAIGAHEFIAALPDGYATDVHRRGGRLSAGQRQLVAFARAFLADPRVLILDEATSSLDVPTERLVQRALGSILRDRTALVIAHRLSTVEIADRVLVLDGGRIVEDGPPAELAAAGGRYAALHRQWRDSLI; from the coding sequence GTGAGCCGGGCGGACGACCCGCCCCGCGTGCCCCGGCCGCGCCGCGGCGACCGCCCCGACCCGCGCCGACCCCGGGACGGCGGCCCCGACCCGCGCCGCCCCCGCCATGGCGGCCTCGACCCGTGCCAGCCCGCGGACGATCGCGAGGGTGGGCCCGACCGGCCGGGCGGCGCGCACGGCCCGGGCGAGGAGGTCGACCTCGCCCGGTGGCGCGGCCGGGCCAGCGACCCGGACGCCGACCGCAGCCGGGCCGAGGACGCCACGCCGGAGGCAATCGCCCGGCTCCGGGCCCGCAGCCGGGTGCTGCTCGGCGAGCTGCTGCGCCCGCACCGGCGCCGGCTCGCGCTCGCGGTGGCGCTGCTGCTGGCCCAGAACGCCGCCGCGATGGCCGGGCCGTACCTGGTGATGCTCGGCATCGACCGGGGTATCGCGCCACTGCGGGCCGGCGACCCCGGTCCGCTGATCGCCGTCGCCGCCGCCTTCGTCGTCGCCACCGGCATCGGGTACGCGGCCCGGCGTGCCTTCCTCACCCTCGCCGCCCGGATCGGCCAGGCCGTCCTGCTCGACCTCCGCCAGCGGGTGTACGGCCACTTCCTCCGCCTCGACGTCGGCTTCCACCAGCGCTACACCTCGGGCCGGATGGTGTCCCGGCTGACCAGCGACCTGGACTCGATCGCCGAACTGGTCGACGGCGGGATCGACAAGCTGGTACTCGCCGCGCTGTCGGTGCTGTCGGTGGCCGGCATCCTGCTCTGGCTGGACCTGCCGCTGGCAGCGGCCACCCTGCTCGCCTTCCCGTTCCTGTTCTGGCTGTCCCGGTGGTTCGCCCGCGCCTCCGCCGCGGCCTACCGGCGCACCCGGGAGGCGGTGGCACTGGTCATCGTCCACTTCGTCGAGTCGCTACGCGGCATCCGGGCGGTGCAGGCGTACCGGCGGGAGCCGCGCAACCAGCGCATCTTCGCCGCGGTGAACGACGACTACCGGCAGGCCAGCCTCGACGCGTTCCGGCTGATCGCGGTCTACTCGCCGGGCATCCGGCTGATCGGCAACCTGACCGCCGCCCTGGTGCTCGGCTACGGAGGCTGGCGGGTGCTGGGCGGCCGGACCGAGGTCGGGGTGCTCGCCGCCTTCCTGCTCTACCTGCGCCGGTTCTTCGAGCCGATGGAGGAGCTGAGCCAGTTCTACAACGCGTTGCAGTCGGCCACCGCCGCGCTGGAGAAGCTGGCCGGGGTGCTCGACGAACGGCCGGCGGTGGCCGAGCCGGAGCGTCCGGTGCCGCTGCCCGCCGGCCGGGGGCGGGGCCGGGTCGCCTTCCGGTCGGTACGCTTCGGCTACCGGCCGGAGGCGCCGATCCTGGTGGACCTGGAGCTGACCGTCCCGGCCGGGCAGACCGTGGCGCTGATCGGGCCGACCGGCGCGGGCAAGTCCACCATCGCCAAGCTGCTCGCCCGGTTCCACGACCCGTCCAGCGGCACGGTCAGCCTGGACGGGGTCGACCTGCGGGACCTCGCCGACGCCGAACTGCGCCGGGCGGTCGTCCTGGTGACCCAGGAGAACCACCTGTTCAGCGGCTCGGTGGCGGAGAACATCCGGTTCGGCCGCCCGGACGCCGACGACGCGGCCGTGCAGGCCGCCGCCCGGGCCATCGGCGCGCACGAGTTCATCGCCGCGCTCCCCGACGGGTACGCCACCGACGTGCACCGGCGCGGCGGCCGGCTCTCCGCCGGGCAGCGGCAGCTCGTCGCGTTCGCCCGGGCGTTCCTGGCCGACCCGCGGGTGCTGATCCTGGACGAGGCGACCTCGTCGCTGGACGTGCCCACCGAGCGCCTGGTGCAGCGGGCGCTCGGCAGCATCCTGCGGGACCGCACCGCGCTGGTGATCGCGCACCGGCTCTCCACCGTGGAGATCGCCGACCGGGTGCTGGTGCTCGACGGCGGGCGGATCGTCGAGGACGGCCCACCGGCCGAGCTGGCCGCCGCCGGGGGCCGGTACGCCGCCCTGCACCGCCAGTGGCGCGACTCGCTGATCTGA
- a CDS encoding DNA-3-methyladenine glycosylase 2 family protein: MELDFERCYRAVDSRDQRFDGWFYTGVTSTGIYCRPSCPAMTPKRQNVRFFPSAAAAQGAGLRACRRCRPDAAPGSPQWDVRADVVGRAMRLIADGVVDRDGVPGLASRLGYTERHLHRMLRAELGAGPLALARAQRAQTARTLIETTGLGLAEVAFAAGFGSVRQFNDTVREVYGATPSDLRVSRGRQRAAGGAGTITLRLAYRPPLHAGALLDFLALRALPGVEEVRDGTYRRGLRLPHGAGTAALTPADGYVVATLRLADMRDLAPAVARCRRLLDLDADPVAVDTTLAQDPALAPAVRAEPGIRLPHAVDGFEMAVRAITTQQISLRSARTTLTHLLTAAHPVPVDQEVRVEETAPAGRKLLDQPETERGAEGSLRGFPTAEEVLGVPDEGFRMPTARRETIRGVARAVADGSLDLDTGGDREETVRRLTALPGIGPWTAGYVAMRALGDPDVFLPTDLGVRRGAAALGRPDDPKTLDAYADRWRPWRSYAVIRLWRTA, encoded by the coding sequence ATGGAGTTGGACTTCGAGCGGTGCTACCGGGCCGTCGACAGCCGTGACCAGCGCTTCGACGGCTGGTTCTACACCGGTGTGACGTCGACCGGGATCTACTGCCGGCCATCCTGCCCGGCGATGACGCCGAAACGGCAGAATGTCCGCTTCTTCCCGTCCGCCGCCGCCGCACAGGGTGCCGGCCTGCGGGCCTGCCGCCGCTGCCGCCCCGACGCCGCGCCGGGCTCGCCCCAGTGGGACGTCCGGGCGGACGTGGTCGGGCGGGCGATGCGGCTGATCGCGGACGGGGTCGTGGACCGGGACGGCGTACCGGGCCTGGCGTCCCGGCTCGGCTACACCGAGCGGCACCTGCACCGGATGCTCCGCGCCGAGTTGGGCGCCGGGCCGCTCGCGCTGGCCCGGGCCCAGCGCGCCCAGACCGCCCGGACCCTCATCGAGACCACCGGGCTCGGTCTGGCCGAGGTCGCGTTCGCCGCCGGCTTCGGCAGTGTCCGGCAGTTCAACGACACGGTCCGCGAGGTGTACGGGGCGACGCCGTCCGACCTGCGGGTCAGCCGGGGCCGGCAGCGCGCGGCCGGCGGGGCGGGCACCATCACGTTGCGGCTGGCGTACCGGCCGCCGTTGCACGCGGGGGCGCTGCTGGACTTCCTCGCCCTGCGGGCCCTGCCCGGCGTCGAAGAGGTACGCGACGGGACGTACCGCCGAGGGTTGCGCCTGCCGCACGGCGCCGGCACGGCCGCCCTGACCCCGGCCGACGGGTACGTGGTCGCCACGCTGCGCCTGGCCGACATGCGCGACCTGGCCCCCGCGGTGGCCCGCTGCCGGCGCCTGCTGGACCTGGACGCCGACCCGGTCGCCGTCGACACCACCCTGGCCCAGGACCCCGCCCTGGCCCCGGCGGTCCGGGCCGAACCGGGCATCCGCCTCCCGCACGCCGTGGACGGCTTCGAGATGGCCGTCCGCGCCATCACCACCCAGCAGATCTCCCTCCGTTCCGCCCGCACCACCCTCACCCACCTCCTCACGGCCGCCCACCCCGTCCCCGTTGATCAAGAAGTTCGCGTCGAGGAAACGGCCCCCGCCGGACGCAAACTCCTTGATCAACCCGAGACGGAGCGGGGGGCGGAGGGCTCGCTGCGGGGGTTCCCGACGGCGGAGGAGGTGTTGGGGGTGCCGGATGAGGGGTTCCGGATGCCGACTGCGCGGCGGGAGACGATCCGCGGGGTGGCGCGGGCCGTGGCGGACGGCTCGCTCGACCTCGACACGGGTGGGGACCGGGAGGAGACGGTGCGGCGGCTGACCGCGCTGCCCGGGATCGGGCCGTGGACCGCCGGCTACGTGGCCATGCGGGCCCTCGGCGACCCCGACGTCTTCCTCCCCACCGACCTGGGCGTACGCCGGGGTGCCGCCGCCCTCGGCCGGCCCGACGACCCGAAGACCCTTGACGCGTACGCGGACCGCTGGCGCCCCTGGCGGTCGTACGCGGTGATTCGACTCTGGAGAACGGCATGA
- a CDS encoding EamA family transporter: MNRRWTDVALTAAAPATWGTTYLVTAELLPADRPLWSGAIRALPAGLLLLALTRNRPRGHWWWRSAVLGALNIGAFFPLLFVAAYRLPGGTAAVLGAAQPLLVAALTVAVLGERPGRPALLAALTAPLGVALVVLRPGAGLDPLGVTAGLAGAAAMAAGLVLTRRWGRPAGIGTLAATSWQLVAGGLMIVPVAAFVEGAPPVPDGPALLGYAWLGLVGTALAYALWFRGAARLPVTRVSVLGALSPLTAATLGWLVLGQALSPIQLVGFAVAVTAMVAGQLPSRSGGGSRTPLGPGRSPVSRPAVAATPAPRRATRAALRGAAARPRRAAG, from the coding sequence ATGAATCGCCGCTGGACCGATGTCGCGCTCACCGCCGCCGCCCCGGCCACCTGGGGCACCACCTACCTGGTCACCGCCGAGCTGCTCCCGGCCGACCGGCCGCTCTGGTCCGGCGCGATCCGGGCCCTGCCGGCCGGCCTGCTGCTGCTCGCCCTCACCCGGAACCGACCACGGGGGCACTGGTGGTGGCGCTCCGCCGTGCTCGGCGCGCTCAACATCGGGGCGTTCTTCCCGCTGCTCTTCGTGGCCGCGTACCGGCTCCCCGGCGGCACCGCGGCCGTGCTGGGCGCCGCCCAGCCGCTGCTGGTCGCCGCGCTCACCGTGGCCGTCCTCGGCGAACGGCCCGGCCGGCCGGCGCTGCTCGCCGCGCTCACCGCCCCGCTGGGCGTCGCCCTGGTGGTGTTGCGGCCCGGCGCCGGCCTCGACCCGCTGGGCGTCACCGCCGGGCTGGCCGGCGCCGCCGCGATGGCGGCCGGGCTGGTGCTCACCCGCCGCTGGGGGCGGCCGGCCGGCATCGGCACGCTCGCCGCGACGAGCTGGCAGCTGGTCGCCGGCGGGCTGATGATCGTGCCGGTGGCCGCCTTCGTCGAAGGCGCGCCGCCCGTGCCCGACGGGCCCGCTCTGCTCGGGTACGCCTGGCTCGGCCTCGTCGGCACCGCGCTGGCGTACGCGCTGTGGTTCCGTGGTGCGGCACGGCTGCCCGTCACCCGGGTGTCGGTGCTCGGCGCGCTCAGCCCGTTGACCGCCGCCACGCTCGGCTGGCTGGTGCTGGGGCAGGCCCTCAGCCCGATCCAGCTCGTCGGCTTCGCGGTGGCGGTCACCGCGATGGTGGCCGGCCAACTGCCGAGCCGGTCGGGGGGCGGCTCGCGTACGCCGCTCGGACCGGGCCGCTCGCCGGTCAGCCGGCCAGCAGTCGCGGCCACTCCGGCACCCCGTCGCGCCACTCGGGCAGCGCTCCGGGGGGCAGCTGCGCGGCCGCGGCGAGCGGCAGGGTGA
- a CDS encoding ABC transporter ATP-binding protein: MPARSDGNPPACHDARPHSLRNLWRLRTYLRPYAAEFAWLLLAALAATAASLAVPLVVQRVVDGPVARHDVAGLVRLGVLALLLGLAEAVLIFIRRWTQSSSSVGMEAAIRADLYAHLQRLPAGCHDRWQSGQLLSRITSDLSVIRRFLSFGLLFLVLNLVTYAAVVVLLIRLHPWLGLLVAASAVPLFLISRRFARHYHAASRRMQDQQGDVATLVEETAQGLRTMRAYGRGPELATRFADGARRLHDTGVGKARLLARTSASFDLVPNLTLGVVLVAGAASAARGGLSIGGLVAFVSLQLMLIWPVQSLGWIIANAQEAATAADRIQELLDTPPTIVDAPHARSLDRADVRGRLRFERVTFRYPATAAPVLREVELTVEPGETLALVGATGCGKSTLLSLVPRLHEVTGGRITLDGHDLRDLRLSSLRRLVGMAFEEPALFSMSVWENLTLGRPDAGEEEVRAALALAQAEFAYDLPWGLATRVGEQGLSLSGGQRQRLALARAVLGRPALLVLDDPLSALDVHTEALVEAALRRVLRDTTALLVVHRPSTVALADRVALLDDGRIVAVGTHRELMAGVPAYRAVLSAAPERCGEPGSTPAGRWPDGVGLVRS; the protein is encoded by the coding sequence GTGCCCGCGCGGAGCGACGGCAATCCCCCGGCGTGTCATGACGCCCGTCCCCACTCGCTGCGCAACCTCTGGCGGCTGCGCACCTACCTGCGCCCGTACGCGGCCGAGTTCGCCTGGCTGCTGCTCGCCGCCCTGGCCGCCACGGCGGCGAGCCTGGCCGTACCCCTGGTGGTGCAGCGGGTGGTGGACGGGCCGGTGGCCCGGCACGACGTGGCCGGGCTGGTCCGGCTCGGCGTCCTGGCCCTGCTGCTCGGGCTGGCCGAGGCGGTGCTGATCTTCATCCGCCGGTGGACCCAGTCCTCCTCCTCGGTCGGCATGGAGGCGGCGATCCGCGCCGACCTCTACGCCCACCTGCAACGCCTTCCGGCCGGCTGCCACGACCGCTGGCAGTCCGGCCAGCTCCTCTCCCGGATCACCAGCGACCTGTCGGTGATCCGCCGGTTCCTCTCCTTCGGCCTGCTCTTCCTGGTGCTCAACCTGGTCACCTACGCCGCCGTGGTGGTGCTGCTGATCCGGCTGCACCCGTGGCTCGGGCTGCTGGTGGCAGCCAGCGCGGTGCCGCTGTTCCTGATCAGCCGCCGGTTCGCCCGCCACTACCACGCGGCGTCCCGGCGGATGCAGGACCAGCAGGGGGACGTGGCCACGCTGGTCGAGGAGACCGCGCAGGGGCTGCGCACCATGCGGGCGTACGGACGGGGTCCGGAACTGGCCACCCGGTTCGCCGACGGCGCCCGCCGGCTGCACGACACCGGGGTCGGCAAGGCGCGGCTGCTGGCGCGCACCTCGGCGTCGTTCGACCTGGTCCCCAACCTGACCCTCGGGGTGGTGCTGGTGGCGGGGGCGGCCTCCGCCGCCCGGGGCGGACTCAGCATCGGTGGGCTGGTCGCCTTCGTCAGTCTCCAGCTCATGCTGATCTGGCCGGTGCAGTCGCTCGGCTGGATCATCGCCAACGCGCAGGAGGCGGCGACCGCCGCCGACCGGATCCAGGAGCTGCTGGACACGCCGCCGACCATCGTGGACGCACCGCACGCCCGGTCGCTGGACCGCGCCGACGTCCGCGGCCGGCTGCGCTTCGAACGGGTCACCTTCCGCTACCCCGCGACGGCCGCGCCGGTGCTGCGCGAGGTCGAGCTGACCGTCGAGCCGGGCGAGACGCTGGCCCTGGTCGGTGCCACCGGCTGCGGCAAGAGCACGCTGCTCTCGCTGGTGCCCCGGCTGCACGAGGTGACCGGTGGCCGGATCACCCTGGACGGGCACGACCTGCGGGACCTGCGGCTCAGTTCGTTGCGCCGGCTGGTCGGGATGGCCTTCGAGGAGCCGGCCCTGTTCTCCATGTCGGTCTGGGAGAACCTCACCCTGGGCCGGCCGGACGCCGGCGAGGAGGAGGTACGGGCGGCGCTCGCGCTGGCCCAGGCCGAGTTCGCGTACGACCTGCCGTGGGGGCTGGCCACCCGGGTCGGCGAGCAGGGACTCTCCCTCTCCGGCGGGCAGCGGCAACGGCTGGCGCTGGCCCGGGCGGTGCTCGGCCGGCCCGCCCTGCTCGTGCTCGACGACCCGCTCTCCGCGCTGGACGTGCACACCGAGGCGCTGGTCGAGGCGGCGCTGCGCCGGGTGCTACGGGACACCACGGCGCTGCTGGTGGTGCACCGCCCGTCGACCGTGGCGCTGGCCGACCGGGTGGCCCTGCTCGACGACGGTCGGATCGTCGCCGTCGGCACCCACCGCGAGCTGATGGCCGGGGTGCCGGCGTACCGGGCGGTGCTCTCCGCGGCGCCGGAGCGGTGCGGCGAGCCCGGTTCCACCCCGGCCGGGCGGTGGCCGGACGGCGTCGGCCTGGTGCGTTCGTGA
- a CDS encoding peptidase E yields the protein MPASEPTIVAASTGFASRRRGPYDAQPGPVFDLMGELAEAGDAPRICYLNQAVGDQPTAYTVFYGAFAGTRFRPSHLALFPMPNVEDIRTHLLAQDIIWVGGGSVANLCAVWRVHGLPDILHECWQAGVVLGGISAGSICWHLGGATDSYGPTLRPFTEGLGWLPYGNGVHYDGESQRRPLMHRLVGDGTLPTSYCTDDGVGLVYRGTRLAEAVADREGAAAYRVTRETDGGVRETRIEPRLLTGQSR from the coding sequence ATGCCCGCCAGCGAACCGACCATCGTCGCCGCCAGCACCGGCTTCGCCAGCCGGCGCCGCGGCCCGTACGACGCGCAGCCCGGGCCGGTCTTCGACCTGATGGGCGAGCTGGCGGAGGCCGGCGACGCGCCGAGGATCTGCTACCTGAACCAGGCCGTCGGTGACCAGCCCACCGCCTACACCGTGTTCTACGGCGCGTTCGCCGGCACCCGGTTCCGCCCCTCCCACCTGGCCCTGTTCCCGATGCCCAACGTCGAGGACATCCGGACCCACCTGCTCGCCCAGGACATCATCTGGGTCGGCGGCGGCAGCGTCGCCAACCTCTGCGCGGTCTGGCGGGTGCACGGCCTGCCGGACATCCTGCACGAGTGCTGGCAGGCCGGCGTGGTGCTGGGTGGGATCTCGGCCGGGTCGATCTGCTGGCACCTGGGCGGCGCCACCGACAGCTACGGCCCGACCCTGCGGCCGTTCACCGAAGGGCTGGGCTGGCTCCCGTACGGCAACGGCGTGCACTACGACGGCGAGTCGCAGCGCCGGCCGCTGATGCACAGGCTGGTCGGCGACGGCACGCTGCCGACCAGCTACTGCACCGACGACGGAGTGGGGCTGGTCTACCGGGGCACCCGGCTGGCCGAGGCGGTGGCCGACCGGGAGGGCGCCGCCGCGTACCGGGTGACCCGGGAAACGGACGGCGGCGTGCGGGAGACCCGGATCGAACCGCGGCTGCTGACCGGCCAGTCCCGCTGA
- the ychF gene encoding redox-regulated ATPase YchF — MSLTIGIVGLPNVGKSTLFNALTKNDVLAANYPFATIEPNVGVVGLPDERLDKLAEIFSSQKVLPAPVSFVDIAGLVRGASKGQGRGNAFLANIRDATAICQVVRAFSDPNVVHVDGKVSPADDIETINTELILADLQTLEKALPRLEKEAKLRKDRAAAVEAAKKAVDVLDSGTTLYAGAAAAKIELEHLRELHLLTTKPFLYVFNVDEAELGNAEFLDELRALVAPAEAVFMDAKIESELVDLPEEEARELLESIGQSEPGLDQLVRVGFRTLGLQTYLTAGPKEARAWTVPVGATAPEAAGVIHSDFQRGFIKAEVVSFTDLVEAGSMAAAKAAGKVRIEGKEYVMQDGDVVEFRFNV, encoded by the coding sequence GTGAGTCTCACCATCGGCATCGTGGGCCTGCCCAACGTCGGCAAGAGCACCCTGTTCAACGCGCTGACCAAGAACGACGTGCTCGCCGCGAACTACCCGTTCGCCACCATCGAGCCGAACGTCGGCGTGGTCGGGCTCCCCGACGAGCGGCTGGACAAGCTCGCCGAGATCTTCTCCTCGCAGAAGGTGCTGCCGGCGCCCGTCTCGTTCGTCGACATCGCCGGCCTGGTCCGGGGCGCCTCCAAGGGGCAGGGCCGGGGCAACGCGTTCCTGGCGAACATCCGTGACGCCACGGCGATCTGCCAGGTGGTGCGCGCCTTCTCCGACCCGAACGTGGTGCACGTCGACGGCAAGGTCTCCCCGGCCGACGACATCGAGACGATCAACACCGAGCTGATCCTGGCGGACCTCCAGACCCTGGAGAAGGCGCTGCCCCGGCTGGAGAAGGAGGCGAAGCTCCGCAAGGACCGGGCCGCCGCCGTCGAGGCCGCCAAGAAGGCCGTCGACGTCCTGGACAGCGGCACCACCCTGTACGCGGGTGCCGCCGCCGCCAAGATCGAGCTGGAGCACCTGCGCGAGCTGCACCTGCTCACCACCAAGCCGTTCCTCTACGTCTTCAACGTCGACGAGGCCGAGCTGGGCAACGCCGAGTTCCTCGACGAGCTGCGCGCGCTGGTCGCCCCCGCCGAGGCGGTCTTCATGGACGCCAAGATCGAGTCTGAGCTGGTGGACCTGCCCGAGGAGGAGGCCCGCGAGCTGCTGGAGTCGATCGGGCAGTCCGAGCCGGGGCTGGACCAGCTCGTCCGGGTCGGTTTCCGGACGCTCGGGCTCCAGACGTACCTGACGGCGGGCCCCAAGGAGGCGCGGGCCTGGACCGTCCCGGTCGGCGCGACCGCGCCGGAGGCCGCGGGGGTCATTCACAGCGACTTCCAGCGCGGCTTCATCAAGGCCGAGGTGGTCTCCTTCACCGACCTGGTCGAGGCCGGATCGATGGCGGCGGCGAAGGCCGCCGGCAAGGTCCGGATCGAGGGCAAGGAGTACGTCATGCAGGACGGCGACGTCGTGGAGTTCCGCTTCAACGTCTGA
- a CDS encoding MarR family winged helix-turn-helix transcriptional regulator, with product MAADDVDVIVEQWRRERAGMRLEPMAVFGRIYRLARLVGDRQERVYAGWGISRGEFDVLAALRRSGEPYTLPPKALTATLMLTSGGMTGRLDRLERAGLLRRAPDPADRRALRVSLTDEGRRVVEESVDAGLAVQRQVLDALPPGDQERLADLLRTLLAAAEADEPGADG from the coding sequence GTGGCAGCGGACGACGTGGACGTGATCGTCGAGCAGTGGCGCCGGGAGCGGGCCGGGATGCGGCTTGAGCCGATGGCTGTCTTCGGGCGCATCTACCGGCTGGCCCGCCTGGTCGGCGACCGCCAGGAGCGGGTGTACGCCGGCTGGGGGATCAGCCGGGGCGAGTTCGACGTGCTCGCCGCGCTGCGCCGTTCCGGCGAGCCGTACACGCTGCCGCCGAAGGCGCTCACCGCGACGCTCATGCTCACCTCCGGCGGGATGACCGGCCGGCTCGACCGGCTGGAACGCGCCGGGCTGCTCCGGCGCGCACCCGACCCCGCCGACCGGCGCGCGCTGCGGGTGAGCCTCACCGACGAGGGCCGGCGGGTGGTCGAGGAGTCGGTCGACGCCGGGCTGGCCGTGCAACGGCAGGTCCTCGACGCGCTGCCGCCCGGAGACCAGGAACGCCTGGCCGACCTACTGCGTACGCTGCTCGCCGCCGCCGAGGCGGACGAGCCCGGCGCCGACGGATGA